One genomic window of Desulfuromonas sp. AOP6 includes the following:
- a CDS encoding acyl-CoA dehydrogenase family protein gives MTTRLFKGGEFLVTEVTKDEVFTPEDFTDEQRAIGETTEQFVANDIAPHIEEIDQQNFDLVVEGMRKAGELGLLMIDAPEEYGGLELDKATSMLVGEKISYAGSFSVAYAAHSGIGTLPLIYYGTAAQKEKYLEKIISGEWIAAYCLTEPESGSDALGARATATLSEDGKHYLLNGTKQFITNGGFAQLFTVFAKVDKEHFTAFLVERDFDGLVIGAEEKKLGIKGSSTTQIILDNCKVPVENVLGEIGKGHKIAFNVLNVGRFKLGAGVTGAAKMALAEGIRYANERKQFGKPIASFGAIQEKLANLTAATFASESLVYRLAGLLDNRLATLEKGVDNYYDLYQKGIEEYATECAISKVYCSEVLAEVVDEVVQIHGGYGFVSEYPAERYYRDERINRIFEGTNEVNRLLIPGMILRKAMKGELPLQKEAMKALEGLMTPSFEEIDDSLPFAREKVLLKNLKAVFLLLAGAAVQKYLMRLQDEQEILTAAADIAIEIFALESAVLRAEKSLAKASDKRQELLTAVVKVCAFRTAEAVGTAARRGAFYVEEGDNLTMMLSGIRRYTRYDATGLLPAKRRLAEEAISAEKYIFQ, from the coding sequence GACATCGCTCCCCATATTGAAGAAATAGACCAGCAGAACTTCGACCTGGTGGTGGAGGGGATGCGCAAGGCTGGCGAACTGGGCCTGCTCATGATCGACGCTCCGGAGGAATACGGCGGCCTGGAACTGGACAAGGCCACCAGCATGCTGGTCGGCGAGAAGATCTCCTACGCCGGCTCCTTCTCGGTGGCCTACGCCGCCCATTCCGGCATCGGCACCCTGCCGCTGATCTACTACGGCACCGCCGCCCAGAAGGAGAAATACCTGGAGAAGATCATCAGCGGCGAGTGGATCGCCGCCTACTGCCTTACCGAGCCCGAGTCGGGCAGTGACGCTCTCGGGGCAAGGGCGACGGCGACCCTGTCGGAGGACGGCAAGCACTATCTTCTCAACGGCACCAAGCAGTTCATCACCAACGGCGGCTTTGCCCAGCTCTTCACCGTCTTCGCCAAGGTGGACAAAGAACACTTCACCGCCTTTCTGGTGGAGCGGGATTTCGACGGGCTGGTGATCGGAGCCGAAGAGAAGAAGCTCGGCATCAAGGGATCTTCCACCACCCAGATCATTCTCGACAACTGCAAGGTGCCGGTGGAAAATGTCCTCGGCGAAATCGGCAAGGGGCACAAGATTGCCTTCAACGTCCTCAATGTCGGCCGTTTCAAGCTGGGAGCCGGGGTGACCGGCGCCGCCAAGATGGCCCTGGCCGAGGGGATCCGCTACGCCAACGAGCGCAAGCAGTTCGGCAAGCCCATCGCCTCTTTCGGGGCCATACAGGAGAAACTCGCCAACCTGACCGCCGCCACCTTCGCCTCTGAATCCCTCGTCTACCGTCTGGCCGGTCTGCTCGACAACCGTCTGGCCACCCTGGAAAAGGGGGTGGACAACTACTACGATCTCTATCAGAAGGGGATTGAGGAATACGCCACCGAGTGCGCCATCTCCAAGGTCTACTGCAGCGAGGTGCTGGCCGAGGTCGTCGATGAGGTGGTGCAGATCCACGGCGGCTACGGCTTCGTCAGCGAGTATCCGGCCGAACGCTACTACCGGGACGAGCGCATCAACCGCATCTTCGAGGGGACCAACGAGGTTAACCGTCTGCTCATCCCCGGCATGATCCTGCGCAAAGCCATGAAGGGGGAGCTGCCCCTGCAGAAGGAAGCCATGAAGGCCTTGGAGGGCCTGATGACGCCGAGCTTCGAGGAGATCGACGACAGCCTGCCTTTCGCCCGCGAGAAGGTGCTGCTCAAGAATCTCAAGGCCGTCTTCCTGCTGCTGGCCGGCGCGGCGGTGCAGAAGTACCTCATGCGCCTGCAGGATGAGCAGGAGATTCTCACGGCCGCCGCCGATATCGCCATCGAAATTTTCGCCCTGGAGAGCGCTGTGCTGCGGGCCGAAAAGTCTCTGGCCAAAGCCAGCGACAAGCGCCAGGAACTGCTGACCGCCGTGGTGAAGGTCTGCGCTTTCCGAACGGCGGAGGCGGTGGGGACAGCGGCCCGGCGGGGAGCCTTCTATGTGGAAGAAGGGGATAATCTGACCATGATGCTCAGTGGCATCCGCCGCTACACCCGTTATGACGCCACGGGTCTGCTGCCGGCCAAGCGGCGACTAGCCGAAGAGGCCATCAGCGCTGAAAAATATATTTTCCAGTGA
- a CDS encoding MBL fold metallo-hydrolase, whose product MMPADKPVFAPVPEPPGEESLRKHTVNTPYMVGEVHFYATELQGEPVLFDTGPPTEEGRQALCRSVDLSRLRHVFITHCHVDHYGLAGFIAENSDAVIYVPRLDALKMRHHEQRLTFMEDELRQLGFAPGFVDAFRRGLERSELFPRLPKRMEIVEESDVPARLGIGVLAAPGHCQSDLVYQVNGCAVTGDILLRHIFQAPLLDFDLQTLQGRFANYRAYCDSLKKLQALRGLRIRPGHRDYVAGLEETILFYVNKLVQRAAKVATFPVELPVARVLERMLPVPAPDPFIAYLKASEVVFMRDYLAEPWRLREALAALGLLDRLSQGQGNSTNKGEDL is encoded by the coding sequence ATGATGCCTGCGGATAAACCCGTTTTTGCGCCTGTTCCCGAGCCTCCAGGGGAGGAAAGCCTGCGCAAGCACACGGTCAACACACCCTACATGGTGGGTGAGGTCCATTTCTATGCGACGGAGCTCCAGGGCGAGCCGGTATTGTTCGATACCGGCCCGCCCACGGAGGAGGGGAGGCAGGCCCTGTGCCGCAGCGTCGATCTCTCGCGGCTGCGTCATGTGTTCATAACCCATTGTCACGTGGACCACTACGGGCTGGCGGGTTTTATCGCCGAAAACAGCGATGCCGTCATCTATGTGCCGCGCCTGGATGCGCTCAAGATGCGCCATCATGAGCAGCGCCTGACTTTCATGGAGGATGAGCTGAGACAGCTGGGCTTCGCGCCGGGCTTTGTCGACGCTTTTCGCCGGGGGCTGGAGCGTAGCGAACTCTTTCCGCGCCTGCCCAAGCGGATGGAGATCGTCGAGGAGTCGGACGTGCCGGCCCGGCTCGGCATCGGGGTGCTGGCGGCGCCGGGCCACTGCCAGAGCGACCTGGTCTATCAGGTCAACGGTTGCGCGGTGACGGGCGATATCCTGCTGCGTCACATCTTTCAGGCGCCGCTGCTCGACTTTGACCTGCAGACCCTGCAGGGGCGCTTTGCCAACTACCGGGCTTACTGCGACAGCCTCAAAAAACTGCAGGCGCTGCGCGGACTGCGCATTCGGCCCGGGCACCGGGATTATGTGGCAGGCCTGGAGGAGACGATCCTGTTCTATGTCAACAAGCTCGTCCAGCGGGCCGCCAAGGTGGCGACCTTTCCGGTCGAGCTGCCCGTGGCCCGGGTGCTGGAACGCATGCTTCCCGTCCCTGCGCCGGATCCCTTCATCGCCTACCTGAAAGCCTCGGAAGTCGTCTTCATGCGCGATTACCTGGCCGAGCCCTGGCGGCTGCGGGAAGCGCTGGCGGCCTTGGGGCTGCTGGACCGGCTCAGCCAGGGTCAGGGCAACTCAACCAACAAAGGGGAGGATTTATGA
- a CDS encoding chalcone isomerase family protein: protein MIVRLLLSLLLLAPLPVLAVEVEGVQLPDRLEVQGETLHHNGHGIRKKLFFDIYIGSLYTATPVRSLSETLASPGAKLILMDFLYKKVEKEKIIEAFREGLANQSAALASGEEAKAFLAWFGRDFVRGDRVELELGGDGTVTARHNGELLGTLHSTAFAEAVLGIYLGDKPADARLKAGMLQGKER, encoded by the coding sequence ATGATCGTTCGTCTGCTGCTGTCCCTGCTGCTGCTGGCGCCGCTGCCGGTCTTGGCGGTCGAAGTCGAAGGCGTCCAACTGCCGGACCGGCTGGAGGTGCAGGGTGAAACCCTGCACCACAACGGCCACGGCATCCGCAAGAAACTCTTCTTCGACATCTATATCGGGTCCCTCTATACCGCCACGCCCGTGCGCAGTCTGTCGGAAACCCTGGCCAGTCCGGGGGCCAAGCTCATCCTCATGGACTTTCTTTACAAGAAGGTGGAAAAGGAAAAAATAATCGAGGCCTTTCGCGAGGGGCTGGCCAACCAGTCCGCCGCCCTGGCCTCTGGAGAGGAGGCCAAGGCGTTTCTGGCCTGGTTCGGCCGGGATTTCGTGCGGGGTGACCGGGTGGAACTGGAACTGGGCGGCGACGGGACTGTGACGGCCCGCCACAATGGCGAGCTGTTGGGGACGCTGCACTCAACCGCTTTTGCCGAAGCGGTGCTGGGGATCTATCTGGGGGACAAGCCGGCAGATGCCCGCCTCAAGGCCGGCATGCTGCAAGGCAAAGAGCGTTGA
- a CDS encoding NAD(P)-dependent oxidoreductase: MGSLKGKTLFITGASRGIGAAIALRAARDGANIVIAAKSSRPHPRLPGTIHTVAADIEAAGGRALALQMDIRDEQQVAAAAAQAAETFGGIDILVNNASAIYLAGTLQTPPKRLDLMFQVNVRGTFLASQACLPYLLQGNNPHILNLSPPLDLSPRWFKDHTAYTISKYGMSLCVLGMAAEFQGKVAVNALWPKTVIHTAALAMLGGLVPAEACRTPEIVADAAHAVLCRPSAACSGRFFIDEEVLREEGVSDFEGYAVSPGHPLRTDLFLPPD; this comes from the coding sequence ATGGGAAGCCTGAAAGGTAAAACTTTGTTCATCACCGGCGCCAGTCGGGGCATCGGTGCGGCTATTGCCCTGCGTGCCGCCCGTGACGGCGCCAACATCGTCATTGCCGCCAAAAGCAGCCGGCCTCATCCCCGCCTGCCCGGCACCATCCATACCGTGGCGGCGGACATCGAGGCCGCTGGCGGTCGCGCCCTGGCGCTGCAAATGGATATTCGCGACGAACAACAGGTGGCTGCCGCGGCGGCCCAGGCGGCGGAAACCTTCGGCGGTATCGACATCCTCGTCAACAACGCCTCGGCCATCTATTTGGCCGGCACCCTGCAGACGCCGCCCAAGCGTCTCGACCTCATGTTTCAGGTCAATGTGCGCGGCACCTTTCTGGCCAGCCAGGCCTGCCTGCCCTACCTGCTGCAGGGGAACAACCCCCATATCCTGAATCTGTCGCCGCCCCTCGATCTGAGCCCGCGCTGGTTCAAGGACCACACCGCCTATACCATCAGCAAGTACGGTATGAGCCTGTGCGTTCTGGGCATGGCGGCCGAGTTTCAGGGCAAGGTGGCGGTCAACGCCCTCTGGCCGAAGACGGTCATCCACACCGCCGCGCTGGCCATGCTGGGCGGGCTGGTGCCGGCCGAGGCCTGTCGGACACCGGAGATTGTGGCGGATGCGGCTCACGCCGTGCTCTGCCGGCCGTCGGCAGCCTGCAGCGGCCGTTTTTTTATTGACGAGGAAGTGCTGCGCGAGGAAGGAGTAAGTGATTTCGAGGGCTACGCCGTCTCACCGGGGCACCCGCTGCGTACAGACCTCTTCCTGCCCCCCGACTAG
- a CDS encoding MerR family transcriptional regulator, with translation MTSTPEEMVQIGELAIRLGITTRTIRYYEEIGLMGSSERLGGGARLYSRNDILRLKFILKMKDLGLSLKEMQELARNFDTHNQDFSTITPQLLEILDLHINKVDEKISRLASLRKDIVDYRTRIQAILQEQSSGKPA, from the coding sequence ATGACATCGACCCCGGAAGAAATGGTTCAAATTGGCGAACTCGCCATCCGCCTCGGCATCACGACACGAACCATCCGCTACTATGAAGAGATCGGGCTGATGGGTTCTTCCGAGCGACTGGGAGGCGGCGCCCGTCTCTATTCCCGTAACGACATCCTGCGCCTCAAGTTTATCCTTAAAATGAAGGATTTAGGGCTCAGCCTCAAGGAAATGCAGGAGTTGGCCCGCAACTTTGATACCCACAACCAGGATTTCAGCACCATCACTCCTCAACTGCTCGAAATCCTTGACCTTCACATCAACAAGGTTGATGAGAAGATCTCCCGCCTCGCCTCCCTGCGCAAGGATATCGTCGACTATCGTACCCGCATCCAGGCTATCCTGCAGGAACAGTCCAGCGGCAAACCTGCCTAG
- a CDS encoding heterodisulfide reductase-related iron-sulfur binding cluster: MEFTREIYWNVGQGAAVLLPMYALALVAVAVMLWGFWRRVRVYRQGRRPLHRTDALEERLLEMVKGVMLQGKVMRVPGAGTAHGLFFWGFFLLFIGTCLILLQADVTDPLFDVRFLQGDFYKAFSLVLDVAGLVALLMLGGLFVRRYLRRPAGLETGPDDAIMHGLLFAILISGFLIEGARMAVTELGTPVATWSPVGHGVALALAGLSEETLRGLHIVLWWGHLLLAVLFIALIPFTKFRHIFTTSANYLLADRGPRGKMVTLDLEDEQAESFGVARVPDLSWKDVLDADACTLCKRCQDRCPAFATDKPLSPMKIVNQIGQTAFESPESNLIETVSTDALWACTTCRACQDICPAVIEHVPKILDMRRHLVLMEGAFPGDEVMSAAENTEVNGNPLGMAYAARGDWAADLGVKTLAEDAEVDVLYFVGCYASFDQRNIAVARSFIRLCQAAGIKVGILGKEEKCCGEPLRKIGNEYLYQSLASENVEVIKRYGVKKVVTTCPHCFNTLAKDYQDLGLVLEVEHYTVFLERLLEKGRLKLRPVSFAATCHDSCYLGRYNDIYQAPRTLLAAAGGRLTEMTQNRADSFCCGAGGGRILAEENLGSRINNRRVTMAADTAAPLLVSNCPFCLTMFEDGVKGADLEGRLATKDLAEILLERLAR, translated from the coding sequence ATGGAATTTACTCGGGAGATTTACTGGAATGTCGGGCAGGGAGCCGCCGTGCTCTTGCCCATGTACGCTTTGGCGCTGGTGGCGGTGGCTGTCATGTTGTGGGGATTCTGGCGACGCGTCCGCGTCTATCGTCAGGGGCGACGCCCCCTGCACCGCACCGACGCCCTGGAAGAGCGGCTGCTGGAGATGGTCAAAGGGGTGATGCTGCAGGGAAAAGTCATGCGTGTACCCGGAGCCGGTACTGCTCACGGTCTCTTTTTCTGGGGATTCTTCCTGCTATTCATCGGCACCTGTCTCATCCTTCTCCAAGCTGATGTCACCGATCCCTTGTTTGATGTCCGCTTTCTCCAGGGGGATTTTTACAAAGCTTTCTCCCTGGTCCTCGATGTGGCCGGTCTGGTCGCCCTGCTCATGCTCGGCGGCCTTTTCGTGCGGCGTTATCTGCGACGACCCGCTGGGCTGGAAACAGGGCCGGATGACGCTATCATGCACGGGCTTCTATTCGCCATCTTGATCAGCGGTTTTCTCATCGAAGGCGCCCGCATGGCCGTCACCGAGCTCGGTACGCCCGTGGCAACCTGGTCTCCCGTCGGTCATGGTGTGGCCCTCGCGCTGGCCGGACTCTCGGAGGAGACGCTGCGCGGTCTGCACATAGTCCTGTGGTGGGGACACCTGCTGCTGGCTGTCCTTTTTATCGCCCTTATCCCCTTTACCAAGTTTCGCCACATTTTTACCACCAGCGCCAATTATCTGCTGGCGGATCGCGGACCGCGGGGGAAGATGGTCACCCTTGACCTGGAGGACGAGCAGGCCGAGAGTTTCGGCGTGGCCCGTGTTCCGGACCTGTCCTGGAAGGATGTGCTTGATGCTGATGCCTGTACCCTGTGCAAGCGCTGTCAGGACCGCTGCCCGGCCTTTGCCACGGACAAGCCCCTGTCCCCCATGAAGATCGTCAACCAGATCGGGCAGACGGCTTTCGAATCACCCGAAAGCAACCTGATCGAAACCGTCTCTACCGACGCCCTCTGGGCCTGCACGACCTGCCGGGCCTGCCAGGACATCTGTCCGGCCGTCATCGAACATGTTCCCAAGATCCTCGACATGCGTCGTCACCTGGTGCTCATGGAAGGCGCTTTCCCCGGTGATGAGGTAATGTCCGCTGCCGAGAACACCGAGGTCAACGGCAATCCCCTGGGGATGGCTTACGCCGCCCGCGGCGACTGGGCCGCGGACCTGGGCGTCAAGACCCTGGCCGAGGATGCCGAGGTCGATGTTCTCTATTTCGTTGGCTGTTACGCTTCTTTCGACCAGCGCAATATTGCCGTGGCCCGCAGTTTCATCCGGTTGTGCCAGGCGGCGGGCATCAAGGTGGGCATATTGGGCAAGGAGGAGAAGTGCTGTGGGGAGCCTTTGCGCAAAATCGGCAACGAATATCTCTATCAGAGCCTGGCCTCCGAAAATGTCGAGGTTATAAAGAGGTACGGGGTAAAGAAGGTGGTCACCACCTGCCCCCACTGCTTCAACACCCTGGCCAAGGATTATCAGGATCTCGGTCTGGTGCTGGAGGTCGAGCATTACACGGTCTTTCTCGAACGCCTGCTGGAAAAAGGGCGTCTCAAGCTGCGTCCTGTGTCTTTTGCCGCTACCTGTCACGACTCCTGCTACCTTGGGCGCTATAACGACATTTACCAGGCCCCCCGCACGCTGCTGGCGGCTGCTGGCGGCCGTCTTACCGAGATGACCCAAAATCGGGCGGACAGCTTCTGCTGTGGCGCCGGTGGCGGCCGCATTCTGGCCGAAGAAAACCTGGGCTCGCGCATCAACAATAGGCGGGTAACCATGGCAGCCGATACGGCCGCGCCATTGCTTGTCTCCAATTGCCCCTTCTGCCTGACCATGTTCGAGGACGGCGTCAAGGGAGCGGATCTGGAGGGGCGGCTGGCGACTAAAGACCTGGCCGAGATTCTGCTGGAGCGCCTGGCTCGTTGA
- a CDS encoding electron transfer flavoprotein subunit beta/FixA family protein — protein sequence MKILVCIKQVPDMESKFKVNSAGTWIDSSDLAWRMNEYDEYAVEQAVRLKEQVGEADITVLSIGPDRVVETIKKALAMGCDRGIHVQDERSYDKDAFQIAALIAGVAREQNFDVLFFGMQSQDRGSAQVGVLVGEMLKMSVVTTVVEFAFEDARITVKRELEGGKRAKVRLGTPAAVTCQLGLNTPRYPTLPNIMKAKKKELTVVEVAALEPAEALVSTRAMYPPSKKGSGLVLEGDTAELADKLVGILREKTRVFK from the coding sequence ATGAAAATCCTGGTGTGCATTAAGCAGGTGCCCGACATGGAATCGAAGTTCAAGGTGAACAGCGCTGGCACCTGGATTGACAGTTCCGATCTGGCCTGGCGCATGAACGAGTACGACGAATACGCCGTTGAGCAGGCCGTGCGGCTGAAGGAGCAGGTGGGGGAGGCGGACATCACCGTCTTGTCCATCGGCCCGGATCGGGTGGTGGAGACCATCAAGAAGGCTCTGGCCATGGGGTGCGACCGGGGCATCCATGTGCAGGATGAGCGCAGTTACGACAAGGACGCTTTCCAGATCGCCGCTCTCATCGCCGGGGTGGCTCGCGAGCAAAACTTCGACGTTCTCTTCTTCGGGATGCAGTCGCAGGATCGGGGCTCGGCCCAGGTTGGGGTGCTGGTCGGCGAGATGCTGAAGATGTCGGTGGTGACCACCGTCGTCGAGTTCGCCTTTGAGGACGCTCGCATCACCGTCAAGCGGGAGCTCGAAGGGGGCAAGCGCGCCAAGGTGCGTCTCGGCACACCGGCGGCGGTGACCTGCCAGTTGGGACTCAACACGCCGCGCTATCCAACCCTGCCCAACATCATGAAGGCCAAGAAGAAGGAACTGACCGTCGTCGAGGTCGCCGCTCTGGAGCCGGCCGAGGCTCTTGTCAGCACCCGGGCCATGTATCCGCCGAGTAAAAAGGGGAGCGGACTGGTGCTTGAAGGGGATACGGCCGAACTGGCTGACAAGTTGGTGGGGATTCTCAGAGAAAAGACGAGGGTTTTCAAATAG
- a CDS encoding electron transfer flavoprotein subunit alpha/FixB family protein: MKALLIAEYRDGNLLGSTYELLAFADKLGAETVMFQAGSEQVQPAYDGTLYLADVADCGEYNPAGHRDLILSVVEKEKPDLVVFSHSSYGWDLAPRVALALQAPQISEVVEIGEDGGYVVPACNAKLRRRLAGDAPVTVLTLQAGAFNPQGPPAGTPRLEKLTATTPTSLEFLGYEAAEKAEVDLAKAEVIVSAGRGIGKPETMEIIAALAEALGGEYAASRPVVDAGWADHSRQVGTTGQTVAPKLYVACGISGAIQHLAGMKKSGFIVAINTDKDAPIGEVADVLVVADLKQFVPALTAKIKG, encoded by the coding sequence ATGAAAGCACTGCTGATTGCCGAATACAGAGATGGAAACCTGCTGGGCTCCACCTACGAACTGCTGGCCTTCGCCGACAAACTCGGGGCCGAAACGGTCATGTTCCAGGCCGGTAGCGAACAAGTGCAGCCGGCCTATGACGGCACCCTCTACCTGGCGGACGTGGCGGACTGCGGCGAGTACAATCCCGCGGGGCATAGGGATCTGATTCTGTCGGTGGTGGAGAAGGAAAAACCCGACCTGGTGGTCTTTTCCCATTCCTCCTACGGCTGGGATCTCGCCCCTCGCGTAGCGCTGGCCCTGCAGGCCCCCCAGATCTCCGAGGTGGTGGAGATCGGCGAGGATGGCGGCTACGTGGTGCCGGCCTGCAATGCCAAGCTGCGGCGACGCCTTGCCGGCGACGCGCCGGTGACGGTGCTGACGCTGCAGGCCGGTGCTTTTAATCCCCAGGGTCCGCCGGCGGGGACGCCTCGTCTGGAAAAACTGACGGCGACGACACCCACTTCCCTGGAGTTTTTAGGTTACGAGGCGGCAGAAAAAGCCGAAGTCGATCTGGCCAAGGCCGAAGTCATTGTCAGTGCAGGGCGAGGTATCGGTAAACCGGAGACCATGGAGATTATAGCTGCTCTGGCCGAGGCGCTGGGCGGTGAATACGCCGCCAGCCGCCCCGTGGTGGACGCGGGCTGGGCCGATCACAGCCGACAGGTGGGCACGACGGGGCAGACCGTCGCCCCCAAACTATATGTGGCCTGCGGCATTTCCGGGGCGATTCAGCATCTGGCGGGGATGAAAAAGTCGGGGTTCATTGTCGCCATCAATACGGACAAGGATGCCCCCATCGGCGAAGTGGCCGATGTGCTGGTCGTGGCCGATCTCAAACAGTTCGTGCCGGCGCTGACAGCGAAGATAAAGGGATAG
- a CDS encoding sigma-54 dependent transcriptional regulator — protein sequence MRSILLVSSDLTGRQALAVKLRKDIECMVIEADNPDMALNAMDSLDISLLITDIFLPDKGGLALMQEIRQRYPAVMSVISLPTDNRQYILEALNAGALFYINSPFDLEEAVIVAARSLTHHDLQTHKESKGAKIRKSEGFHGIIGKSPKMQKLFSLVEKIADDGMSTVLIQGESGTGKELISKAIHALSPRDGKNFVPVNCAAIPDELLESELFGYEKGAFTGANQAKKGRVQYADGGTLFLDEIGDMKPNLQAKLLRILQEKEFEPVGGIKPIKVDVRVVAATHRDLEKSVKEGTFREDLYYRLSVVPITIPPLRERREDIPVLIKKFMQVYNRGKKHPLQGFAPNAMQALMAYPWPGNVRELENLVQRLVILHGGETIQVADLPEKYTENMPETFDAAQPIETPDTDELPEGADFNTRVSEFEDRLILQALMKTGGNKKEAAQLLNLKRTTLLEKIKKKQLDKLIPDNLLGKN from the coding sequence GTGCGTAGTATTTTACTGGTTTCTTCCGATCTCACTGGGCGGCAGGCGCTCGCCGTCAAATTGCGCAAAGACATCGAGTGCATGGTAATTGAGGCCGACAATCCCGACATGGCCCTTAACGCCATGGACAGCCTCGACATCTCCTTGCTGATTACCGATATTTTTCTGCCCGACAAAGGGGGGCTGGCGCTCATGCAGGAGATTCGCCAGCGCTACCCGGCGGTAATGTCCGTTATCAGCCTGCCCACGGACAATCGCCAGTACATTCTCGAAGCGCTGAACGCCGGGGCCCTCTTCTATATCAACAGTCCATTCGACCTGGAGGAGGCGGTTATTGTTGCCGCTCGCAGCCTGACCCATCACGATCTGCAGACCCACAAAGAGAGCAAAGGGGCCAAGATCCGTAAAAGTGAAGGATTTCATGGCATTATCGGCAAATCGCCCAAGATGCAGAAACTCTTTAGCCTGGTGGAGAAAATAGCCGATGACGGCATGAGCACCGTGCTCATACAGGGAGAGAGCGGCACTGGCAAAGAACTCATCTCCAAGGCCATCCATGCCCTGAGCCCCCGGGACGGCAAAAACTTCGTCCCGGTCAACTGCGCCGCCATCCCTGACGAACTGCTGGAAAGCGAGCTGTTCGGCTATGAAAAGGGGGCTTTTACCGGCGCCAACCAGGCCAAAAAAGGGCGAGTGCAATACGCTGACGGCGGCACTCTCTTTCTGGATGAAATCGGCGATATGAAACCCAATCTGCAGGCCAAGCTACTGAGAATTCTGCAGGAAAAAGAATTTGAACCCGTCGGCGGCATCAAACCGATCAAGGTCGATGTGCGGGTAGTGGCCGCCACCCATCGGGACCTGGAAAAGTCCGTCAAAGAGGGCACCTTCCGTGAAGATCTCTATTACCGGCTGAGCGTCGTTCCCATAACCATCCCGCCGCTGCGGGAACGCCGTGAAGACATTCCCGTCCTCATCAAGAAGTTCATGCAGGTGTACAATCGCGGCAAAAAACACCCTTTGCAGGGTTTTGCGCCAAACGCCATGCAGGCCCTGATGGCCTACCCCTGGCCCGGCAACGTGCGTGAGCTGGAGAATCTTGTTCAGCGGCTGGTTATCCTGCATGGCGGAGAAACAATCCAGGTGGCGGACCTGCCGGAGAAATACACGGAGAACATGCCTGAAACTTTCGATGCGGCCCAGCCAATAGAGACCCCCGACACGGACGAATTACCGGAAGGGGCCGATTTCAACACCCGCGTCAGCGAATTCGAAGACCGTCTCATTCTGCAGGCCCTGATGAAAACTGGCGGCAACAAGAAAGAAGCCGCACAACTGCTCAACCTTAAACGCACCACACTGCTTGAAAAGATCAAGAAGAAACAACTCGACAAACTCATCCCCGACAATCTCCTGGGGAAAAACTGA
- a CDS encoding chemotaxis protein CheX has translation MQEELQQIIVSTTREIFETMIPMDLAAGPPATEQVQSFRCHVSGILGFSGDIRGMVTIHCPDAVAMAITANFLGMDVHEVNADVIDAIGELANMVTGGIKEAFSANNQDIKLSVPTVVAGKSYNINNLTDADWVIIPFTVSEGTFLVELKVKPQKS, from the coding sequence TTGCAGGAAGAACTGCAACAGATAATCGTCAGTACAACCCGTGAGATTTTCGAAACCATGATCCCCATGGATCTGGCTGCCGGGCCTCCGGCTACGGAACAGGTTCAGTCGTTTCGCTGCCATGTATCGGGTATCCTCGGCTTTTCCGGGGATATCCGCGGCATGGTGACCATCCATTGCCCGGACGCCGTCGCCATGGCCATCACGGCGAATTTCCTGGGCATGGACGTCCACGAAGTCAACGCCGACGTCATCGATGCGATCGGTGAACTGGCCAATATGGTTACCGGAGGCATCAAAGAGGCATTCAGCGCCAATAACCAGGACATCAAACTGTCCGTGCCCACCGTCGTCGCCGGTAAATCCTACAATATCAACAACCTGACCGACGCCGACTGGGTGATCATTCCCTTTACCGTTTCAGAAGGGACCTTTCTGGTAGAATTGAAGGTCAAACCACAAAAGTCCTGA
- a CDS encoding chemotaxis protein CheX, producing the protein MELQKNIIEATREIFETMVMLDVTPKAPLSEKMTSFRNSVSAIVGLAGTCKGMIAIHTPDPVAMAITTSFLGMETTEINDDVKDAIGELANMLAGNIKMALSGNGKDITLSIPSAVHGEEYTLNCLADADWVTVPFSIPAGDFLVELQIAR; encoded by the coding sequence TTGGAACTGCAAAAGAACATAATCGAGGCCACCAGGGAAATCTTTGAAACCATGGTGATGCTCGACGTGACCCCGAAGGCTCCTCTCAGCGAAAAGATGACTTCATTTCGCAATTCCGTTTCGGCCATAGTGGGGTTGGCGGGGACCTGCAAGGGGATGATAGCCATTCACACGCCCGATCCGGTGGCTATGGCCATCACCACCAGTTTCCTCGGCATGGAGACCACCGAAATCAATGATGACGTCAAGGACGCCATCGGCGAATTGGCCAACATGCTGGCCGGCAATATCAAAATGGCCTTGAGCGGCAACGGAAAAGATATTACCCTGTCCATCCCTTCCGCGGTTCACGGTGAAGAATACACCCTGAACTGTCTGGCGGATGCAGACTGGGTGACCGTTCCCTTTTCCATCCCCGCCGGGGACTTTCTGGTCGAACTGCAGATCGCCCGCTAA